The proteins below are encoded in one region of Brassica napus cultivar Da-Ae chromosome A6, Da-Ae, whole genome shotgun sequence:
- the LOC106349396 gene encoding ABC transporter G family member 21: MMPPNEQESSFPKTPGANQSVTSPVQETRFSSPSHVIPCHGGPSHQSRQSSVLCQSLRPIILKFEELTYSITSPTGKRSYWFGSQEPKPNRFVLNGVSGIVKPGELLAMLGPSGSGKTTLVTALAGRLHGKLSGTVSYNGEPFTSAVKRKTGFVTQEDVLYPHLTVMETLTYTALLRLPKELTRKEKIEQTETVVSDLGLNRCSNSVIGGGLVRGISGGERKRVGIGQEMLVNPSLLLLDEPTSGLDSTTAARIVATLRTLARGGRTVVTTIHQPSSRLYRMFDKVLVLSEGSPIYSGDSGRVMEYFGSIGFQPGSSFVNPADFVLDLANGITSDTKQHDQVDINGRLDRLEEQNSVKQSLISSYKNNLYPPLKEEVSRTYPQDQTANGSRAKSLTNRWPTSWWMQFSVLLKRGLKERSHESFSGLRIFMVMSVSILSGLLWWHSRVAHIQDQVGLLFFFSIFWGFFPLFNAVFTFPQERPMLIKERSSGIYRLSSYYIARIVGDLPMELILPTIFVTITYWMGGLKPSLTTFLLTLMIVLYNVLVAQGVGLALGAILMDAKKAATFSSVLMLVFLLAGGYYIQHIPGFIAWLKYISFSHYCYKLLVGVQYTWDEVYECGPGLHCSVMDYEGIKNLRIGYMMWDVLALALMLFLYRVLAYLALRNL; encoded by the exons ATGATGCCTCCTAATGAGCAAGAATCTAGCTTTCCGAAAACACCGGGTGCTAACCAAAGCGTAACAAGCCCGGTTCAAGAAACCCGCTTTAGCTCTCCAAGTCATGTAATCCCATGCCACGGCGGTCCGAGTCACCAATCAAGGCAATCTTCCGTTCTATGCCAATCTTTACGTCCTATAATCCTCAAG TTTGAGGAGCTGACGTACAGTATTACATCACCAACCGGGAAAAGAAGCTACTGGTTTGGTTCACAAGAACCAAAACCGAACCGGTTCGTTCTCAACGGTGTAAGCGGGATAGTCAAGCCAGGTGAGCTACTAGCAATGCTTGGTCCATCAGGTAGTGGCAAAACAACGCTAGTAACGGCGTTAGCCGGACGTTTACACGGTAAGCTCTCAGGAACGGTTAGTTATAACGGAGAACCGTTTACAAGCGCCGTGAAACGTAAAACGGGATTCGTTACGCAAGAAGACGTTCTCTACCCACACTTAACGGTAATGGAGACGCTTACGTACACAGCTTTGCTCCGTTTACCCAAAGAACTGACCCGGAAAGAGAAAATCGAGCAGACGGAGACTGTTGTTTCGGATCTCGGGTTGAACCGGTGCAGTAACAGCGTGATCGGAGGCGGGTTGGTCCGAGGGATATCGGGTGGGGAGAGAAAACGGGTTGGTATCGGACAAGAAATGCTTGTGAACCCGAGTTTGTTGCTTCTTGATGAGCCGACGTCGGGGCTTGATTCCACGACGGCGGCGCGTATAGTCGCCACGTTGAGAACGTTAGCGCGTGGTGGTCGGACGGTGGTCACGACGATTCATCAGCCGTCGAGTAGGCTTTATAGGATGTTTGATAAAGTGTTGGTTTTGTCTGAAGGAAGTCCGATTTATAGTGGGGATTCGGGTCGGGTCATGGAGTATTTTGGATCGATTGGGTTTCAACCCGGATCCAGTTTTGTTAACCCGGCTGACTTCGTTCTTGATCTTGCTAACG GAATTACTTCGGATACAAAGCAACATGATCAAGTCGACATAAATGGGAGATTAGATCGGCTTGAAGAACAAAACTCAGTAAAACAGTCGTTAATATCGTCTTACAAAAATAACTTGTATCCACCTTTGAAAGAAGAAGTTTCTAGAACATATCCACAAGATCAAACGGCCAATGGATCGAGAGCAAAGTCTTTAACAA ATCGATGGCCAACAAGTTGGTGGATGCAGTTCTCAGTTTTACTGAAGCGAGGTTTAAAGGAGAGAAGTCATGAATCATTTTCAGGACTAAGAATATTTATGGTCATGTCGGTTTCTATACTTTCTGGCCTCTTATGGTGGCATTCTCGCGTTGCTCATATACAAGATCAG GTGGGTCTATTGTTCTTCTTCTCGATATTCTGGGGATTCTTTCCTCTCTTCAACGCCGTATTTACATTCCCTCAAGAACGTCCAATGCTCATAAAAGAGCGATCCTCAGGAATCTATAGACTCTCCTCCTACTACATAGCAAGAATAGTTGGGGATTTACCAATGGAACTCATTCTTCCAACGATCTTTGTCACGATCACATATTGGATGGGAGGTCTCAAACCATCTTTAACCACATTCCTCTTGACCCTTATGATCGTTCTCTACAATGTTTTAGTGGCTCAAGGCGTAGGGTTAGCCTTAGGAGCAATTTTGATGGATGCGAAAAAAGCAGCAACATTTTCTTCGGTTTTAATGCTAGTGTTCTTACTAGCCGGAGGTTACTATATCCAGCATATACCGGGGTTCATCGCGTGGTTGAAGTATATTTCTTTTAGCCATTATTGCTATAAGCTTCTTGTTGGAGTTCAATACACATGGGATGAGGTATATGAATGTGGACCAGGGTTGCATTGTAGCGTTATGGATTATGAAGGGATTAAGAATTTGAGGATAGGGTATATGATGTGGGATGTTTTGGCTCTTGCCCTTATGTTGTTTCTTTATAGAGTTCTTGCTTACCTCGCTCTAAGGAACTTGTGA
- the LOC106349395 gene encoding phospholipid-transporting ATPase 10, with protein MAGGGRRKRRRLHLSRIYSYTCGKSSFQQDHSNIGGPGFSRVVYCNEPDSPAAERRNYAGNYVRSTKYTVASFFPKSLFEQFRRVANFYFLVTGFLSLTDLSPYGAVSALLPLALVITVTMVKDGIEDWHRKQQDIEVNKRKVKVHDGDGIFRQDEWRNLRVGDVVRVEKDEFFPADLLLLSSSYEDSICYVETMNLDGETNLKVKQGLDATSSLLNEDSDFREFRGVVRCEDPNVNLYMFVGSLELGEERFPLSIQQILLRDSKLRNTEYVYGAVVFTGHDTKVIQNSTDPPSKRSRIERKMDKIIYLMFGLIVLMSFVGSIIFGVETRQDKLKNGRTERWYLKPDDATVFFDPERAPKAAIYHFVTAVMLYGYFIPISLYVSIEMVKVLQSVFINRDIHMYYEETDKPAQARTSNLNEELGMVDTILSDKTGTLTCNSMEFIKCSIAGTAYGRGITEVERAMAVRSGGSPLVDEDLDVDVDKSGPKVKGFNFEDERVMNGNWVRQPQAAVLQKFFRLLAVCHTAIPETDEETGNVSYEAESPDEAAFVVAARELGFEFFNRTQNEISFRELDLVTRENVERVYKLLNVLEFNSSRKRMSVIVRDDDGRLLLLSKGADNVMFERLAKNGRQFEAKTQEHVNQYADAGLRTLILAYREVDENEYIEFNKSFNEAKSSVSEDREALIDDITDKMERDLILLGATAVEDKLQNGVPECIDKLAQAGIKIWVLTGDKMETAINIGFASSLLRQEMKQIIINLETPHIKSLEKSGIKDEIELAYRESVVKQIEEGRALLDASGASSEAFALIIDGKSLTYALEEEIKKTFLDLATGCASVICCRSSPKQKALVTRLVKSGTGKTTLAIGDGANDVGMLQEADIGVGISGVEGMQAVMSSDIAIAQFRYLERLLLVHGHWCYSRISSMICYFFYKNITFGVTIFLYEAYTSFSAQPAYNDWFLSLFNVFFSSLPVIALGVFDQDVSARFCYKFPLLYQEGVQNILFSWKRIIGWMFNGLISALAIFFLCKESLKHQLFDPNGKTAGWEVLGGTMYTCIVWVVNLQMALSISYFTWVQHIVIWGSIALWYIFLMIYGAMSPSFSTDAYMVFLEALAPAPSYWLTTLFVMIFALIPYFIYKSVQMRFFPVYHQMIQWIRYEGHSNDPEFVEMVRQRSIRPTTVGYTARRAASVRREDRFYDQIHKDLVAF; from the exons ATGGCAGGTGGTGGtcggagaaaaagaagaagattacaTCTAAGCAGGATCTATTCTTACACATGTGGTAAATCAAGTTTCCAACAAGACCATTCTAACATAGGAGGGCCCGGTTTCTCCCGTGTCGTCTACTGCAACGAACCGGATTCTCCGGCCGCCGAACGCCGGAACTACGCCGGAAATTACGTCCGTTCAACTAAATACACCGTCGCTTCTTTCTTCCCAAAATCTCTCTTCGAGCAGTTCCGCCGCGTGGCCAACTTCTACTTCCTCGTCACCGGATTCTTGTCCTTGACTGATCTCTCTCCTTATGGAGCCGTTAGTGCTCTCTTACCTCTTGCTCTCGTCATCACCGTCACTATGGTTAAAGATGGCATCGAAGATTGGCACCGGAAACAACAG GATATTGAGGTGAATAAAAGAAAAGTGAAAGTTCACGACGGAGATGGAATATTCCGGCAAGATGAGTGGAGGAATCTACGAGTAGGTGACGTGGTGAGAGTGGAGAAAGACGAGTTTTTCCCCGCGGATCTTTTGCTACTGTCATCGAGCTACGAGGATTCGATTTGCTATGTAGAGACGATGAATCTTGATGGAGAGACGAACCTGAAAGTGAAACAGGGTCTCGATGCGACTTCTTCGTTGTTGAATGAAGATTCTGATTTTAGAGAGTTCAGAGGCGTTGTTAGATGTGAAGATCCGAATGTGAATCTTTATATGTTTGTTGGGAGTTTGGAGCTTGGAGAAGAGAGGTTCCCTTTGTCGATTCAGCAGATTCTTCTTAGAGATTCGAAGCTTCGTAACACGGAGTATGTGTACGGAGCTGTAGTTTTTACCGGACATGATACAAAG GTGATACAGAACTCAACTGACCCACCATCAAAGAGAAGCAGAATCGAGAGAAAAATGGACAAGATCATCTACTTAATGTTCGGTCTCATCGTTCTAATGTCATTCGTCGGATCAATCATCTTCGGAGTCGAAACAAGACAAGACAAACTCAAAAACGGAAGAACAGAGAGATGGTACTTGAAGCCAGACGATGCAACCGTCTTCTTTGATCCAGAAAGAGCTCCAAAGGCTGCAATCTACCATTTCGTCACCGCCGTTATGCTCTACGGTTACTTCATACCAATATCGCTTTACGTCTCCATCGAGATGGTTAAAGTCCTCCAGAGCGTTTTCATCAACAGAGACATTCATATGTACTACGAAGAAACTGATAAGCCCGCGCAGGCACGGACTTCGAACTTGAACGAAGAGCTTGGTATGGTCGACACGATCCTATCCGACAAAACAGGGACTTTAACGTGTAACTCCATGGAGTTTATCAAGTGTTCTATCGCCGGTACGGCTTATGGACGTGGGATAACGGAGGTGGAGAGAGCTATGGCGGTGAGAAGTGGCGGTTCGCCTTTGGTTGATGAGGATTTAGATGTTGATGTGGACAAGTCTGGTCCTAAGGTTAAAGGGTTTAACTTTGAGGATGAAAGGGTTATGAATGGGAACTGGGTGAGGCAGCCTCAAGCTGCCGTGTTGCAGAAGTTTTTTAGGTTACTTGCCGTGTGTCACACGGCGATACCCGAAACCGATGAAGAGACTGGGAATGTTTCTTATGAGGCTGAGTCTCCTGATGAAGCTGCGTTTGTTGTTGCGGCACGAGAGCTTGGGTTTGAGTTCTTTAACCGGACGCAAAACGAAATCTCCTTTAGGGAATTGGATCTTGTAACCCGTGAAAATGTCGAAAG GGTTTATAAGTTACTAAACGTTCTTGAATTCAATAGCTCGAGGAAGAGAATGTCAGTGATTGTAAGAGATGATGACGGAAGGCTCTTGTTGTTGTCTAAAGGAGCTGACAA tgTAATGTTCGAAAGACTTGCAAAGAACGGTCGTCAATTCGAAGCCAAAACCCAAGAACATGTAAACCAATATGCAGATGCAGGTCTAAGGACTTTGATACTTGCATACCGCGAGGTTGATGAAAACGAGTACATAGAGTTCAACAAGAGTTTCAATGAAGCTAAGAGTTCGGTAAGTGAGGATCGTGAAGCTTTGATAGATGATATCACAGATAAGATGGAACGTGATCTCATTCTCCTTGGTGCTACAGCTGTTGAGGACAAACTTCAGAATGGG GTTCCAGAATGTATAGACAAACTTGCTCAAGCTGGAATCAAGATTTGGGTTCTAACTGGAGACAAGATGGAGACAGCTATCAATATTGG ATTTGCTTCTAGTTTACTAAGACAAGAGATGAAACAGATCATCATCAACCTTGAGACACCACATATCAAGTCCTTGGAGAAATCTGGAATTAAAGACGAGATTGAACTGGCATATAGGGAAAGCGTTGTGAAGCAAATAGAAGAAGGAAGGGCTCTACTGGACGCATCAGGCGCAAGCTCTGAAGCGTTTGCACTAATCATAGATGGGAAGTCGCTAACCTACGCTCTCGAGGAGGAAATCAAGAAAACGTTTCTTGATCTTGCCACTGGTTGTGCCTCTGTGATTTGCTGCAGATCATCACCTAAACAAAAAGCATTG GTTACACGACTGGTTAAGTCTGGAACTGGAAAAACAACCTTAGCGATTGGTGATGGAGCAAATGATGTAGGAATGCTTCAAGAAGCTGACATTGGTGTAGGAATAAGTGGTGTCGAAGGGATGCAAGCAGTGATGTCTAGTGATATCGCCATTGCTCAGTTCAGATACCTAGAGCGGTTATTGCTAGTCCATGGTCATTGGTGTTACAGCAGAATCTCATCCATG ATATGTTACTTCTTCTACAAGAATATCACTTTCGGTGTCACAATATTCTTATATGAAGCTTACACTTCCTTCTCTGCACAACCTGCCTACAACGACtggtttctctctcttttcaacgtctttttctcttctctcccCGTTATTGCACTTGGAGTCTTTGATCAAGATGTCTCAGCTCGCTTCTGTTACAAG TTTCCGTTGCTATACCAAGAAGGTGTGCAAAACATTCTCTTCAGCTGGAAACGGATCATAGGATGGATGTTCAACGGACTCATAAGTGCCCTCGCCATTTTCTTCCTATGCAAGGAATCTCTAAAACATCAGCTATTCGACCCAAATGGCAAAACGGCAGGCTGGGAAGTCCTGGGAGGAACAATGTACACTTGCATTGTGTGGGTCGTCAATCTCCAAATGGCTTTATCTATAAGTTACTTCACATGGGTCCAACACATTGTGATTTGGGGATCAATTGCTCTTTGGTACATCTTCCTCATGATCTATGGAGCTATGTCTCCAAGTTTCTCCACTGATGCTTACATGGTCTTCCTCGAAGCCCTAGCTCCTGCTCCTTCGTACTGGCTCACCACTCTCTTCGTGATGATCTTCGCTTTGATACCTTACTTCATCTACAAGTCAGTGCAAATGAGGTTTTTCCCTGTATACCATCAAATGATTCAGTGGATTCGGTACGAGGGTCACTCTAATGATCCTGAGTTTGTTGAGATGGTGAGGCAGAGGTCGATTAGACCCACCACTGTTGGATACACGGCGAGACGAGCTGCTAGTGTACGGCGAGAAGATAGGTTTTACGATCAAATCCATAAAGATCTTGTTGCTTTCTGA
- the LOC106350923 gene encoding uncharacterized protein LOC106350923 — protein MARTMGLLQALRSERAEGESVTEPIEATDEQENEAGEEGDTDGENEGDLNGIAVEEEVVEDLSAHFGDDTHNEGDVSDGDSGDDIWDDDKIPDPLSSDDDEEEYERREEVANTLGCEDLLYLGKTYGCASDFKVALLRYSLRSRYDIKLYKSCAKALGAKCSDVESKCPWRIYCSYERRRHKMQVKVFVNEHCCIRSGYSKMLKTSSIATLFEERLRINPKFTRTEMADEIQREYNLTVTEEQCGKAKAKLYRERKASHEDHFSRIWDYQAEVLKSNQYSTMKIETVPGPVVGSKQRFDRLYMCFTAQRETWIETCRPIIGLDGAFLKWDIKGHLLAAVGRDGDNRIVPIAWAVVEVENNINWEWFVRLLKEDLGLQDGSKFTIISDKQKGLVNAVKNELPEAEHRMCARHILSNWKRDSKDPELERMFWVIAGCYTIGEFEDALEVLKKYNKGAWDTLQLQNPRTWSRAFFRIGSFCNDNLNNLCESFNKTIREARKKPLLDMLEDIRRQCMVRHAKRAILANRLKTHFTEKVHTEIELNKEKARECRRFIACGNVHEIDDHNVAYRVDMDLKTCGCIKWQLTGIPCIHASCVIRAKKIRTEDYVAGYYTAQKWRQTYSRGITPVQGMKLWPRLNRLGVLPPPFRVGNRGRPSNYNRKKGLNESSSKATKMTRDRRVITCSNCHVEGHNKVTCPNDTVESAPKRPRGRPRKDLGEYSQAQGLSQESSQPSQV, from the exons ATGGCTAGGACGATGGGATTACTTCAGGCTCTTCGTAGTGAGCGAGCAGAAGGAGAAAGTGTTACAGAACCTATAGAAGCTACGGACGAGCAAGAGAACGAAGCCGGTGAAGAAGGTGATACTGATGGTGAGAATGAGGGTGATCTGAATGGTATTGCTGTCGAAGAAGAGGTTGTCGAGGATTTAAGCGCTCACTTTGGAGATGATACACACAACGAGGGTGATGTTAGTGACGGAGACAGTGGGGATGACATTTGGGATGATGATAAAATTCCAGACCCATTGTCGTCTGATGACGATGAAGAAGAGTATGAGCGTAGAGAAGAGGTTGCAAATACACTTGGTTGTGAAGATCTTCTGTATTTGGGGAAAACGTACGGATGTGCGTCTGATTTCAAAGTAGCTTTGCTTAGGTACTCTCTTCGATCAAGGTATGATATCAAGCTCTATAAGTCTTGTGCTAAGGCGCTTGGTGCAAAATGCTCTGATGTAGAGTCTAAGTGTCCTTGGAGAATTTATTGTTCAtatgaaagaagaagacataagATGCAAGTGAAAGTATTTGTGAATGAGCATTGTTGCATTAGATCAGGGTACTCGAAGATGTTGAAGACTTCTTCTATTGCCACGCTCTTTGAGGAAAGACTAAGAATAAATCCTAAGTTTACTAGGACAGAGATGGCCGATGAGATACAAAGAGAATATAATCTCACTGTCACGGAGGAGCAGTGTGGAAAAGCGAAGGCTAAGCTTTACAGAGAAAGGAAAGCCAGTCATGAAGATCACTTTTCTCGGATTTGGGACTATCAAGCTGAAGTCCTAAAATCTAATCAGTACTCCACTATGAAGATTGAGACTGTTCCAGGGCCTGTGGTAGGAAGCAAACAGAGATTTGATCGTCTTTACATGTGTTTTACAGCTCAAAGAGAGACTTGGATTGAAACTTGTAGACCCATCATTGGTTTAGATGGAGCATTTCTCAAATGGGATATAAAAGGACACTTATTGGCTGCTGTTGGAAGAGATGGTGACAATAGAATAGTTCCAATTGCTTGGGCTGTTGTGGAGGTTGAGAATAACATAAACTGGGAGTGGTTTGTGAGATTGTTGAAGGAAGATTTGGGATTACAAGATGGCTCCAAATTCACCATTATTTCagacaaacaaaag GGCTTAGTGAATGCTGTTAAAAATGAACTACCAGAAGCAGAACATCGAATGTGTGCAAGACACATATTGTCAAACTGGAAAAGAGACAGCAAGGATCCTGAGTTGGAGCGTATGTTTTGGGTAATAGCTGGCTGCTACACCATAGGAGAGTTTGAAGACGCTTTAGAGGTATTGAAGAAATATAACAAAGGTGCATGGGACACTCTTCAACTACAGAACCCGAGAACATGGAGTAGGGCATTCTTTAGAATTGGGTCGTTTTGCAATGATAACCTCAACAACCTCTGTGAGTCTTTCAATAAAACTATTAGGGAAGCAAGGAAAAAGCCATTGCTTGACATGCTAGAGGATATTAGGAGGCAATGTATGGTTCGTCATGCAAAGAGAGCTATTCTTGCAAATAGGTTGAAAACTCATTTTACTGAGAAGGTGCACACTGAGATTGAACTCAATAAAGAGAAAGCTAGAGAATGTAGAAGGTTTATTGCTTGTGGAAACGTGCATGAGATTGATGACCATAACGTTGCTTATCGTGTGGACATGGATCTCAAAACATGTGGGTGTATAAAATGGCAGCTCACTGGAATCCCTTGTATCCATGCTAGTTGTGTTATTAGAGCCAAGAAGATTAGGACAGAAGATTATGTTGCTGGCTATTACACAGCTCAAAAGTGGCGACAAACATACTCCCGTGGGATTACTCCTGTCCAAGGTATGAAGTTATGGCCTCggttaaataggttaggagttTTGCCACCGCCATTTAGAGTAGGGAACCGTGGAAGACCAAGTAATTATAATAGGAAGAAAGGCCTTAATGAGTCTTCATCCAAGGCTACCAAGATGACACGAGACAGGAGAGTCATCACATGCTCAAATTGTCATGTCGAAGGTCATAACAAGGTGACTTGCCCTAATGACACAGTTGAGAGTGCTCCAAAAAGGCCAAGAGGCCGACCAAGAAAGGATTTG GGAGAATACTCTCAAGCACAAGGACTCTCTCAAGAGTCATCTCAACCCTCGCAAGTGTGA